TCTCTGCTCAGAATCATGGCCTTGATGGCCTCGTAGGCCCGTTCCTTCTTGGACTGTCCCATGGGCTCCTCCATACGAGCTGCATGCAACCTGCATACCGGCTTCTCAGACGCAGAAAGTATAAATTTATCGGAACATTCTGTCAAGCCTGCCGTTGCGGATGACGCCGCCACAACCCGAGCGGCGGGAACGAAAAAGACGGGCCAGTTCCGGGTTGTCCCGGTCTGGCCCGTCCGCCGTTCCCCTGGTCTGTCGGCAGGATTGCCGGTCGTCAGCGCTTGGTGTTGATCTCCCCGGCCTTCTCCAGGGTCAGCTTGGCCAGCAGCGGCCCGGCGAGCTCGTGGATGATCGTGGCGCCGATGACAACGCTGAGGATCACCGGCCCCAGGTCGCCCAGCAGGTGGTGCTGCCGCATCAGGAGCGCCAGGCCCACCACGATGCCGCCCTGGGGGATCAGCCCGAAGGCGGTGAAGCGCTTCACCTTCTCGTCGGCCCCGGCCAGCTTGGCTCCCGCGAAGACACCGGTGAACTTGCCCGCCGTCCGGAGCACGATGAAGATGGGGATCAGAACCAGCCCCGAGGCCAGCGCACCGAGGTCCAGGTGCATGCAGCTGACGGTGAAAAAGAGGACGAAGACCAGGTCCTCCAGATAGTCCTCCACCAGCGCGAAGAGCTGTCTGCTGTGGGAGCTGATGTTGGTCACCACGGCGCCCATCACCATGGTGGAGAGCAGCTCGTCGGCCTTCAGCACCGAGGCGCAGCCGAAACAGGCCGTCAGCGTGCCCAGCAGCACCACGATGAAGAGCCCCAGATGCTTGCGGGCCACCTCGAAGGCGCTGAGCAGATGCAGCAGCACGCCGAAGGCCACACCGAGCACCAGGGAGAGGAAGATGGTGATCAGCGGGTCGATCACCAGCATCACCGGCGACCCCGCGGTGGCGCCCGCGAAGAGCTCCTCCACCAGGGAGACGGCGATGCTGTAGTTGATGATGCCCAGAGCGTCGTCGAAGGCCGCCACGCCGAGGATCGTCGAGGAGACCTCGCCCTTGGCGTGGTACTCGTGGCTCACCGCCAGCGACGCCGAAGGGTCCGTCGGCGAAGCCAGACTGCCCAGCAGGAGCGCGAAGCCCACGGCCGGTCCCGCGCCGTGGATGCCGAAGATCTGGCCGAAGAGGATGAAGATGGCGCTGAAGCCCACCACAACCAGCAGAAAGGCGAACTCCGCTTCGCAGAGGGTGATGGTGAGGATGGATTTCCCCTGCTTCCTGAGCTTCTCCCACCCCAGGGTACCGCCCACCGAAAAGGTGATGAAGCAGAGCATGATATTGACCACAAGATCGGTATGGTCGACGAAACCCTGGGGGATGATGTGCAGCAGTGACGGATTGAGCAGGATCCCCGCCACAATATAGCCGGTGATCCTGGGAAGCCCCGCCGCACAGGCCGCCCAGCCCAGCCCATAGCCTACCAGCACAATAACGCCGAGAATCAACAGTCCGTTCACGGAACACCACACCTTTCGCACAGATAGGGGTCCCCACCGGGGAGACGAAAGAAGCCGACACCGCAGATGTGATTGATCATAGCAGAAATGGCAGGGAGACAAAAACACCGCTTCCCCGGGGATCCGGAAGACGCGAAAACCCGCCCCGTTGACGGGGCGGGCGTGAGAGAGAGGGGTAAAGAGGTTCCTTCGGTATGGTCATCCCATGG
This region of Synergistales bacterium genomic DNA includes:
- a CDS encoding cation:proton antiporter — its product is MNGLLILGVIVLVGYGLGWAACAAGLPRITGYIVAGILLNPSLLHIIPQGFVDHTDLVVNIMLCFITFSVGGTLGWEKLRKQGKSILTITLCEAEFAFLLVVVGFSAIFILFGQIFGIHGAGPAVGFALLLGSLASPTDPSASLAVSHEYHAKGEVSSTILGVAAFDDALGIINYSIAVSLVEELFAGATAGSPVMLVIDPLITIFLSLVLGVAFGVLLHLLSAFEVARKHLGLFIVVLLGTLTACFGCASVLKADELLSTMVMGAVVTNISSHSRQLFALVEDYLEDLVFVLFFTVSCMHLDLGALASGLVLIPIFIVLRTAGKFTGVFAGAKLAGADEKVKRFTAFGLIPQGGIVVGLALLMRQHHLLGDLGPVILSVVIGATIIHELAGPLLAKLTLEKAGEINTKR